A window of Candidatus Omnitrophota bacterium genomic DNA:
TACAAATGAACCATGCTTTTTGGAGCATGGGCGGTCAACGCCCCCATTCTTTTACCGATTCCGGAATTAAAAATTAGAGCTTTCACGTTATTCCTCGAATTGTTTCATGAAAGATTCTTTATTTTCAATCGGAGTCGTTGTTGGGCGACCTAAATCATCCCTACTTCCTTGTTTGGTATACAAAATTAAAGCGCATTTGCCTTCATTTTTCATTTTTTCAACTGCGGCTTTTATTTCTTCTTTTGTTCTCGCTTCATAGGTTGAAGAAAAGCCACAAGCAATTAGAATTGATTTGATATCAATCTTGTCAGCCACGGTTGGTTGGCCACCAACAGATTCGTGAGAGG
This region includes:
- a CDS encoding phosphonopyruvate decarboxylase: SHESVGGQPTVADKIDIKSILIACGFSSTYEARTKEEIKAAVEKMKNEGKCALILYTKQGSRDDLGRPTTTPIENKESFMKQFEE